Proteins encoded within one genomic window of Jiangella mangrovi:
- the lpdA gene encoding dihydrolipoyl dehydrogenase: MSAHFDVVVLGAGPGGYTAAVRAAQLGKSVAVVESKYWGGVCLNVGCIPSKALLRNAELAHIVKNEADTFGLVFEGEVKADYSKAYQRSRTVADGRVKGVHYLMKKNKVTEFDGWGTFTDANTLDVRLNDGGSETVTFEHCIVAAGATTRLLPGTELSERVVTYEEQILESELPRSIIIAGAGAIGVEFGYVMANYGVQVTMVEYLERMLPLEDPEVSKELARQYKKLGVDVRTSTRVDAIDDSGDVVRVTVTSGDKQEVLEADKVLQAIGFAPRVDGYGLDKTGVRLTARGAIEVDEYLRTNVPSIFAIGDVTGKLLLAHAAEAMAIVAAETIAGAETMAIDYDMIPRATYCQPQVASFGYTEEQARKLGHEVKVSKFPFMANGKAHGLGDPVGFVKIVADAEHNELLGAHLIGPDVTEMLPELTLAQLWDLTADEVSRNIHAHPTLSEAVKEAVHGISGHMINM; encoded by the coding sequence ATGAGTGCGCACTTCGATGTCGTCGTCCTGGGCGCCGGCCCCGGCGGGTACACCGCGGCCGTCCGCGCCGCCCAGCTGGGCAAGTCCGTCGCCGTCGTGGAGTCCAAGTACTGGGGCGGCGTCTGCCTCAACGTGGGCTGCATCCCCAGCAAGGCGCTGCTGCGCAACGCCGAGCTGGCCCACATCGTCAAGAACGAGGCCGACACGTTCGGGCTGGTCTTCGAGGGCGAGGTCAAGGCCGACTACTCGAAGGCGTACCAGCGCAGCCGCACCGTGGCCGACGGCCGCGTCAAGGGCGTGCACTACCTCATGAAGAAGAACAAGGTCACCGAGTTCGACGGTTGGGGCACCTTCACCGACGCGAACACCCTCGACGTCCGGCTGAACGACGGCGGCAGCGAGACGGTGACGTTCGAGCACTGCATCGTCGCCGCCGGCGCGACGACCCGCCTGCTGCCCGGCACCGAGCTGAGCGAGCGCGTCGTCACGTACGAGGAGCAGATCCTCGAGAGCGAGCTGCCGCGGAGCATCATCATCGCGGGCGCCGGCGCCATCGGCGTCGAGTTCGGCTACGTCATGGCCAACTACGGCGTCCAGGTCACCATGGTCGAGTACCTCGAGCGCATGCTCCCGCTCGAGGACCCCGAGGTCTCCAAGGAGCTCGCCCGCCAGTACAAGAAGCTGGGTGTCGACGTCCGCACCTCCACCCGGGTCGACGCCATCGACGACTCCGGCGACGTGGTCCGCGTCACCGTGACCTCCGGTGACAAGCAGGAGGTCCTCGAGGCCGACAAGGTCCTCCAGGCCATCGGCTTCGCCCCCCGCGTCGACGGATACGGCCTCGACAAGACCGGCGTCCGGCTGACCGCACGCGGCGCCATCGAGGTCGACGAGTACCTGCGCACGAACGTCCCCAGCATCTTCGCCATCGGCGACGTCACCGGCAAGCTCCTGCTGGCCCACGCGGCCGAGGCCATGGCCATCGTCGCCGCCGAGACCATCGCGGGCGCCGAGACCATGGCCATCGACTACGACATGATCCCGCGGGCCACCTACTGCCAGCCCCAGGTGGCCAGCTTCGGCTACACCGAGGAGCAGGCCCGCAAGCTCGGCCACGAGGTCAAGGTCTCGAAGTTCCCGTTCATGGCCAACGGCAAGGCCCACGGCCTCGGCGACCCCGTCGGCTTCGTCAAGATCGTCGCCGACGCCGAGCACAACGAGCTGTTGGGGGCCCACCTGATCGGGCCGGACGTGACGGAGATGCTGCCCGAGCTGACGCTCGCTCAGCTCTGGGACCTGACGGCCGACGAGGTCAGCCGCAACATCCACGCCCACCCGACGCTCTCCGAGGCGGTCAAGGAAGCGGTACACGGCATCTCCGGCCACATGATCAACATGTGA
- a CDS encoding ABC transporter substrate-binding protein: MRGRKIVAATAIGLSTALLAACGGDDSDDAADDGTVSGSVSMWIYPVIADDATHQAFWDEKVAAFAEEFPDVDVSVEIFPWAERDQALTTAIAGNSAPDVVYLIPDQLPGYARNLEPVDDYLSDEAKDDYLDNAVESVSIDGQMMGAPILSSVIPLVCNKQVFDAVGVTEYPSTWDDILELGPTFKDAGYYVTTYGGDVAGSLNLSFYPLLWQAGGDVYNDDGTEVAFNSDEGVRALEFVQQLVENGFVPEDRLITEPPIEQTQFAQGRVACTMHVEPQHLTAFWGEENTVVLPPLTESEQVAYGTVGSLSMLSSAEDKDAAGAWIEFATGAESAAEYDTEGSFFTTKESVGALYEGDPIFGESEKYTGLATVGPLVESAREVMGVLAPEIQSVLIGEKEPQQALDDAAEAAQPLLG; encoded by the coding sequence ATGAGAGGCCGAAAGATCGTCGCCGCGACCGCCATCGGGTTGTCCACGGCGCTGCTCGCCGCCTGCGGTGGCGACGACTCCGACGACGCCGCCGACGACGGCACGGTGTCGGGGTCGGTGTCGATGTGGATCTACCCCGTCATCGCCGACGACGCGACGCATCAGGCGTTCTGGGACGAGAAGGTCGCGGCGTTCGCCGAGGAGTTCCCGGACGTCGACGTGTCGGTCGAGATCTTCCCGTGGGCCGAGCGCGATCAGGCGCTGACCACGGCCATCGCCGGCAACAGCGCCCCCGACGTCGTCTACCTGATCCCGGACCAGCTGCCGGGCTATGCCCGCAACCTCGAGCCGGTCGACGACTACCTCAGTGACGAGGCCAAGGACGACTACCTGGACAACGCCGTCGAGTCGGTGAGCATCGACGGGCAGATGATGGGTGCCCCCATCCTGTCCTCGGTCATCCCGCTCGTCTGCAACAAGCAGGTGTTCGACGCCGTCGGCGTCACCGAGTACCCGTCGACGTGGGACGACATCCTCGAGCTCGGGCCCACGTTCAAGGACGCGGGCTACTACGTCACCACCTACGGCGGCGACGTAGCGGGCTCGCTCAACCTCTCCTTCTACCCGCTGCTCTGGCAGGCCGGCGGCGACGTCTACAACGACGACGGCACCGAGGTCGCCTTCAACAGCGACGAGGGCGTGCGGGCGCTGGAGTTCGTGCAGCAGCTGGTCGAGAACGGCTTCGTGCCCGAGGACCGGCTGATCACCGAGCCGCCGATCGAGCAGACGCAGTTCGCGCAGGGCCGCGTCGCGTGCACCATGCACGTCGAGCCGCAGCATCTCACCGCGTTCTGGGGCGAGGAGAACACGGTGGTCCTGCCGCCGCTCACTGAGAGCGAGCAGGTCGCCTACGGCACGGTCGGCTCGCTGTCGATGCTCTCGAGCGCCGAGGACAAGGACGCCGCCGGGGCCTGGATCGAGTTCGCGACGGGCGCCGAGAGCGCCGCCGAGTACGACACGGAGGGGAGCTTCTTCACCACCAAGGAGTCGGTCGGGGCGCTGTACGAGGGCGACCCGATCTTCGGCGAGTCGGAGAAGTACACCGGCCTCGCGACCGTCGGCCCACTCGTCGAGTCCGCGCGCGAGGTCATGGGTGTCCTGGCGCCGGAGATCCAGAGCGTCCTCATCGGCGAGAAGGAGCCGCAGCAGGCTCTGGACGACGCCGCCGAGGCGGCGCAGCCGCTGCTCGGATGA
- a CDS encoding SRPBCC family protein translates to MVDILHRIGAESATVDDAYAALTTIDGLAGWWTEDTTAVADDVIRFRFTLPQGEDGFDMKVLETEPGKLVHWEVVKGPEEWLGTHIRFELAQEGDWAIVMFRHEGWKEPVPFMHHCSTKWATFLVSLKELLETGKGSPNPNDLLISDWH, encoded by the coding sequence ATGGTCGACATCCTGCACCGCATCGGCGCCGAGTCCGCCACCGTGGACGACGCCTACGCGGCCCTGACCACGATCGACGGACTGGCCGGCTGGTGGACCGAGGACACCACCGCCGTCGCCGACGACGTGATCCGCTTTCGCTTCACCCTGCCCCAGGGCGAGGACGGGTTCGACATGAAGGTCCTCGAGACCGAGCCGGGGAAGCTCGTGCACTGGGAGGTCGTCAAGGGTCCCGAGGAGTGGCTCGGCACGCATATCCGATTCGAGCTCGCCCAGGAGGGCGACTGGGCGATCGTGATGTTCCGGCACGAGGGCTGGAAGGAGCCGGTGCCGTTCATGCACCACTGCAGCACCAAGTGGGCCACGTTCCTGGTGAGCCTCAAGGAGCTGCTCGAGACCGGCAAGGGCTCCCCCAACCCGAACGATCTCCTCATCAGCGACTGGCACTGA
- a CDS encoding error-prone DNA polymerase, which yields MGWNNPPMSWGELERRLSDRPTVPPEDGPGSRKRKPYKPKAEVRPPDGPVTPYAELHAHSNFSFLDGASGPDRLVEAAIELGLHGLALTDHDGFYGAPLFAEIAQKYTAANLSTVYGAELSLGLDAPQNGVPDPRGSHLLVLARGVEGYHRLAAAITEAQLRGDEKGKPEYDLDELVGFGRDHWLVLTGCRKGAVRAALAGGGTTGGPAAAAVELDRLTAMFGAGNVAVELYDHGHPSDDDVNRVLAGLAADRGLPVVATNNVHYADPSDHRLAAAMAAVRARRSLAEMNGWLPAWGAAGLRTGEEMARKFAAYPGAVARSVELADELAFDLHKASPRLPKEHIPDGHTAMSWLRILVDRGFQHYYRDKPHEREARERVEYELKIIDQKDFAGYFVIVHDIVAFAHDEGILCQGRGSAASSAVCYALGVTAIDPVFHHLPFERFISVNRDEEPDIDVDFDSDRREEVIQWVYRRYGRRNAAQVANVISYRPKMAVRDAAKALGYSPGQQDAWSKQTDSWSTVAEGGDGGHDIPGPVVDLANQLMRAPRHLGIHSGGMVLTERPIAEVCPIEPARMDKRTVLQWDKDACESMGLVKFDLLGLGMLSAIDHAFSMVAGHLGEAWRLQSVPEEEPAVYDMLCRADSIGVFQVESRAQIGTLPRLRPRKFYDLAIEIALIRPGPIQGGAVHPYIRRATGQEEVSYVHDDLIPVLERTLGVPLFQEQLMQMAIAVGDCTADDADLLRRAMGSKRGIERIESIKEKLYVGMAKRGLTGAVADQLYTKILSFANFGFAESHALSFAKLVYVSSWLKLHYPAAFLAALLRAQPMGFYSAQSLVGDSRRHGVTVLRPDIQHSRAVADLELEPGGEPRATGRDDCLRPLHAITDWVPGTPDPTPEHRRDTGYAVRLGLDYVRGIGKPVAERIVAAREERPFTSTTDVSRRAGLDARQMEALATAGAFDGFGLTRREALWNAGYTETELQLEAVTAAPAPPPLPGMNDVELTLADLWATSISPSDHPLTHLRALLRREGILSIEDLQTAESGRRLTVAGLVTHRQRPGTAGGVTFLNLEDETGMLNVVCAVGLWQRHRRIARNAACMIVRGILERNDGVTNLIADKLASLDDVHPEAARALHTRHRSRDFH from the coding sequence GTGGGCTGGAACAACCCGCCGATGTCCTGGGGCGAGCTGGAGCGCCGGCTCTCCGACCGCCCGACGGTGCCGCCCGAGGACGGCCCGGGGTCGCGCAAGCGCAAGCCGTACAAGCCGAAGGCCGAGGTGCGCCCTCCCGACGGTCCCGTCACGCCGTACGCCGAGCTGCACGCGCACAGCAACTTCAGCTTCCTCGACGGCGCCAGCGGCCCGGACCGCCTGGTCGAGGCCGCCATCGAGCTGGGGCTGCACGGGCTGGCGCTGACCGACCACGACGGCTTCTACGGCGCGCCGCTGTTCGCCGAGATCGCCCAGAAGTACACCGCCGCGAACCTCTCCACCGTCTACGGCGCCGAGCTGTCGCTGGGCCTCGACGCGCCGCAGAACGGCGTGCCCGACCCCCGCGGCAGCCACCTGCTGGTGCTGGCCAGGGGCGTCGAGGGCTACCACCGCTTGGCCGCCGCCATCACCGAGGCGCAGCTGCGCGGCGACGAGAAGGGCAAGCCCGAGTACGACCTCGACGAGCTGGTGGGGTTCGGGCGCGACCACTGGCTGGTGCTCACCGGCTGCCGCAAGGGCGCCGTCCGCGCCGCCCTGGCCGGCGGCGGGACCACGGGCGGACCGGCAGCTGCCGCCGTCGAGCTGGACCGCCTCACCGCGATGTTCGGCGCGGGCAACGTCGCCGTCGAGCTGTACGACCACGGCCATCCCAGCGACGACGACGTCAACCGGGTGCTGGCCGGGCTGGCCGCCGACCGCGGGCTGCCCGTCGTCGCCACCAACAACGTCCACTACGCCGACCCGTCCGACCACCGGCTGGCCGCGGCCATGGCGGCGGTGCGGGCGCGGCGCAGCCTGGCCGAGATGAACGGCTGGCTGCCCGCCTGGGGCGCGGCCGGCCTGCGCACCGGCGAGGAGATGGCCAGAAAGTTCGCCGCCTACCCCGGCGCCGTCGCACGCTCCGTCGAGCTCGCCGACGAGCTGGCGTTCGACCTGCACAAGGCCAGTCCGCGACTTCCGAAGGAGCACATCCCTGACGGCCACACGGCCATGAGCTGGCTGCGGATCCTGGTCGACCGCGGCTTCCAGCACTACTACCGCGACAAGCCGCACGAGCGCGAGGCGCGTGAGCGCGTGGAGTACGAGCTGAAGATCATCGACCAGAAGGACTTCGCCGGCTACTTCGTCATCGTCCACGACATCGTCGCGTTCGCCCACGACGAGGGCATCCTCTGCCAGGGCCGGGGTTCGGCGGCCAGCTCGGCGGTCTGTTACGCGCTCGGCGTCACCGCCATCGACCCCGTCTTCCACCATCTGCCGTTCGAGCGGTTCATCTCCGTCAACCGCGACGAAGAGCCCGACATCGACGTCGACTTCGACTCCGACCGGCGCGAAGAGGTCATCCAGTGGGTCTATCGCCGCTACGGCCGCCGCAACGCCGCCCAGGTCGCCAACGTCATCAGCTACCGCCCCAAGATGGCCGTCCGCGACGCCGCCAAGGCGCTGGGCTACTCACCCGGGCAGCAGGACGCCTGGTCCAAACAGACCGACAGCTGGAGCACCGTGGCCGAGGGCGGCGACGGCGGGCACGACATCCCCGGCCCGGTGGTCGACCTCGCCAACCAGCTCATGCGGGCGCCGCGGCACCTGGGCATCCACTCCGGCGGGATGGTCCTCACCGAGCGGCCCATCGCCGAGGTGTGTCCCATCGAACCGGCCCGCATGGACAAGCGCACCGTCCTGCAGTGGGACAAGGACGCCTGCGAGTCGATGGGCCTGGTCAAGTTCGACCTGCTCGGGCTGGGCATGCTGAGCGCCATCGACCACGCGTTCAGCATGGTGGCCGGGCACCTCGGCGAGGCGTGGCGGCTGCAGAGCGTTCCCGAAGAGGAGCCGGCCGTCTACGACATGCTCTGCCGGGCCGACTCCATCGGCGTCTTCCAGGTCGAGAGCCGGGCCCAGATCGGCACCCTGCCCCGGCTGCGGCCGCGCAAGTTCTACGACCTCGCCATCGAGATCGCGCTGATCCGCCCCGGCCCGATCCAGGGCGGCGCCGTCCACCCCTACATCCGTCGCGCCACCGGTCAGGAGGAGGTCAGCTACGTCCACGACGACCTCATCCCGGTGCTCGAGCGGACCCTGGGTGTCCCGCTGTTCCAGGAGCAGCTCATGCAGATGGCCATCGCCGTCGGCGACTGCACGGCCGACGACGCCGACCTGCTGCGCCGCGCCATGGGCTCCAAGCGCGGCATCGAGCGCATCGAGAGCATCAAGGAGAAGTTGTACGTGGGCATGGCCAAACGGGGCCTCACCGGCGCCGTCGCCGACCAGCTCTACACCAAGATCCTCTCGTTCGCGAACTTCGGGTTCGCCGAGAGCCACGCGCTCAGCTTCGCCAAGCTCGTCTACGTCAGCTCCTGGCTCAAGCTGCACTACCCGGCGGCGTTCCTGGCGGCGCTGCTGCGGGCGCAGCCCATGGGCTTCTACTCCGCGCAGTCGCTGGTCGGCGACTCCCGGCGGCACGGCGTCACCGTCCTGCGCCCCGACATCCAGCACTCGCGCGCCGTCGCCGACCTCGAGCTCGAGCCCGGCGGCGAGCCGCGCGCCACCGGCCGCGACGACTGCCTGCGCCCGCTGCACGCGATCACCGACTGGGTGCCCGGCACGCCCGACCCCACGCCGGAGCACCGCCGCGACACCGGCTACGCCGTCCGGCTCGGCCTCGACTACGTCCGCGGCATCGGCAAGCCCGTCGCCGAGCGCATCGTCGCCGCCCGCGAGGAGCGGCCGTTCACCAGCACCACCGACGTGTCACGGCGGGCCGGCCTCGACGCCCGCCAGATGGAGGCGCTGGCCACGGCGGGCGCGTTCGACGGGTTCGGGCTCACCCGCCGCGAGGCGCTCTGGAACGCCGGCTACACCGAGACCGAGCTGCAGCTCGAGGCCGTCACCGCCGCCCCGGCCCCACCGCCGCTGCCGGGCATGAACGACGTCGAGCTCACCCTGGCCGACCTGTGGGCCACGTCCATCTCGCCGTCGGACCACCCGCTCACCCACCTGCGAGCACTGCTGCGCCGCGAGGGGATCCTGTCCATCGAGGACCTCCAGACCGCGGAGTCCGGCCGCCGGCTCACCGTCGCCGGCCTGGTCACGCACCGGCAGCGGCCCGGCACCGCGGGCGGCGTCACGTTCCTCAACCTCGAGGACGAGACCGGCATGCTCAACGTCGTCTGCGCCGTGGGCCTCTGGCAGCGGCACCGGCGCATCGCCCGCAACGCCGCCTGCATGATCGTCCGCGGCATCCTCGAGCGCAACGACGGCGTCACCAACCTCATCGCCGACAAGCTCGCCTCCCTCGACGACGTCCACCCCGAGGCCGCCCGCGCCCTGCACACCCGGCACCGCTCCCGCGACTTCCATTGA
- a CDS encoding PQQ-binding-like beta-propeller repeat protein: MPQRRRISWLLVVSAMIAALALTPAAAATAEPTYPQYTDRGAVPLTATTTSGGETARMPDGTYRTWLAVTGLPAAGVPAYLAEIDPFTRTVVRKFPMENASGAWGVSVADNGDVYVATSVNGDLFRLPWGSADIENLGRPLPDVSFLWEGDTDENGTYYIGTYHGYATGGLPPAHLVSWDPDTRQYRDYGTFGDRYTYVRSVEYVDGQLYVGVGPFTAFYRVDPVSGAKTEIPLPPGVSGDKYTYQLDDAGGYLYVLFAGGVKPAVGWVYDVGRQQWSRHGSLGAYAGQSVTSAARNGEVYMVRGGELTAYQPHGGRFRPTGFVGNADLGGLGAAKGIERVVDPATGHEMIVGGQPTGVIFQYDVVTGEGSIGPVDGLTGTPTAPRSLAVGPDDRVYGGGYFSGGLVAWDPDTAEWSVYEFHHQIEGMATHDGILYLGVYPNAEIYAYDPALPFGDTNPKLVFDIKEYGQERPWTLVSAGDYLAIGTSPKNSETEGALTLYDPEDGTHRVFKGIAGPQEISALTYRDGVVYGGSLGCCPSKQDGRVFALDAATGEKLWDTVPMPGEHGVNGLAFDDQGRLFGLTAGKGFELDLATRQVTRSAEYVAYDWPPTVGFQPRAVNLVFDPHDGFLYGTVASRFVRIDPDTLVNTAPGVRAQPSLFATSPTGVGPKYFLQGNNRLVESLWYP; the protein is encoded by the coding sequence ATGCCCCAACGCAGACGCATCTCATGGCTACTGGTCGTCTCGGCGATGATCGCCGCCCTCGCGCTGACACCAGCAGCAGCAGCGACCGCCGAGCCCACCTATCCGCAGTACACCGACCGCGGCGCCGTGCCGCTGACCGCGACCACCACGTCGGGCGGCGAGACGGCGCGCATGCCCGACGGTACGTACCGGACCTGGCTCGCCGTCACGGGCCTGCCCGCCGCCGGCGTGCCGGCCTACCTGGCCGAGATCGACCCGTTCACCCGCACGGTGGTGCGCAAGTTCCCCATGGAGAACGCATCGGGGGCGTGGGGGGTGTCCGTCGCCGACAACGGTGACGTGTACGTCGCCACCAGCGTCAACGGCGACCTGTTCCGGCTGCCGTGGGGCAGCGCCGACATCGAGAACCTGGGCCGTCCGCTCCCCGATGTGAGCTTCCTCTGGGAGGGCGACACCGACGAGAACGGGACGTACTACATCGGCACCTATCACGGGTACGCGACGGGTGGGCTGCCGCCCGCGCACCTCGTGAGCTGGGACCCCGATACCCGGCAATACCGCGACTACGGCACGTTCGGCGACCGCTACACCTACGTCCGCTCGGTCGAGTACGTCGACGGGCAGCTCTACGTGGGGGTCGGGCCGTTCACCGCGTTCTACCGCGTCGACCCGGTGTCGGGTGCCAAGACGGAGATCCCCCTGCCGCCGGGGGTGTCCGGCGACAAGTACACCTATCAGCTCGACGACGCGGGCGGTTACCTCTACGTGCTGTTCGCCGGCGGCGTCAAGCCGGCGGTCGGCTGGGTCTACGACGTCGGGCGCCAGCAGTGGAGCCGGCACGGCAGCCTGGGCGCGTACGCGGGCCAGTCGGTGACGAGCGCGGCCCGCAACGGCGAGGTGTACATGGTGCGTGGCGGCGAGCTGACGGCGTACCAGCCGCACGGCGGGCGGTTCCGGCCGACCGGGTTCGTGGGCAACGCCGACCTCGGCGGGCTCGGTGCGGCCAAGGGCATCGAGCGGGTGGTCGACCCCGCCACCGGCCACGAGATGATCGTCGGCGGACAGCCCACCGGCGTGATCTTCCAGTACGACGTCGTGACCGGCGAGGGTTCCATCGGCCCCGTCGACGGGCTGACCGGCACACCGACCGCGCCCCGCTCACTCGCCGTCGGCCCGGACGACCGGGTCTACGGTGGCGGCTACTTCTCCGGCGGCCTGGTGGCGTGGGACCCGGACACCGCCGAGTGGTCGGTGTACGAGTTCCACCACCAGATCGAGGGCATGGCCACGCACGACGGCATCCTCTACCTGGGTGTCTACCCGAACGCCGAGATCTACGCCTACGACCCGGCGCTGCCGTTCGGCGACACCAACCCGAAGCTGGTGTTCGACATCAAGGAGTACGGACAGGAACGGCCGTGGACGCTGGTGTCCGCGGGCGACTACCTGGCCATCGGCACGTCGCCGAAGAACAGCGAGACCGAGGGGGCGCTCACCCTCTACGACCCCGAGGACGGCACGCATCGCGTCTTCAAGGGGATCGCCGGACCGCAGGAGATCAGCGCGCTGACCTACCGCGACGGCGTGGTCTACGGCGGGTCGCTGGGCTGCTGCCCGTCGAAGCAGGACGGACGGGTGTTCGCGCTGGACGCGGCGACGGGCGAGAAGCTCTGGGACACCGTCCCGATGCCCGGTGAGCACGGCGTCAACGGGCTCGCGTTCGACGACCAGGGCCGGCTGTTCGGCCTGACCGCCGGCAAGGGCTTCGAGCTCGACCTGGCCACCCGCCAGGTGACCCGGTCGGCCGAGTACGTCGCGTACGACTGGCCGCCGACGGTCGGGTTCCAGCCACGCGCGGTCAACCTCGTCTTCGATCCGCACGACGGCTTCCTCTACGGCACCGTCGCGAGCCGGTTCGTGCGCATCGACCCCGACACGCTGGTCAACACGGCGCCGGGGGTGCGGGCACAGCCGAGCCTGTTCGCCACGTCGCCCACCGGCGTCGGTCCGAAGTACTTCCTCCAAGGCAACAACCGCCTGGTCGAGAGTCTCTGGTACCCATGA
- a CDS encoding alpha/beta fold hydrolase: MPTYRADDDTPLHYEELAGPDAVGPPVVVLAGGAARHPVYLGDLAGLAERHPLVVPHLRGIGSSPAPVEPEAGSYWRQADDLEALRRHLGQDRLIVAGHSAGTRLAVAYAVRHPDRVAALVLVTPPSVHLVDAAPDAEQIAGRLGTTEPAFAEAWAALAAGPDVLDDEGFNDWQRRVAPSSYAHWGPAEREHASVGRYGLPANRAYFSVDPPADLADRVRAVAAPVLVVAGADDAMTGLAPVVALAGLFPAGRVAVVDDCGHYPWVEQPASFRAAVDAFLDEVVEVPLLGGDVSEGVVRVGATVRRHPVEGAAAVHAYLRHLERAGFEHAPRFLGLDDRGREILTFLDGEMGGRPLAPWAVTEDALREIAVIQRRLHDRSADVSLPDGVSWPPPLELPGVPSLFGPGDADIVGHNDITFENTIFVDGRPVGIIDFDLAGPTTRVLDVVTTLRYWAPLTAPADRDPALRDADAGRRMRIFADAYGLDSRQRGELLDVADRRFTRAWHAMKYRAETDGGGWARMWADGAGDLIRRSQAWFRTERASLEAALTGS, encoded by the coding sequence GTGCCGACCTACCGCGCCGACGACGACACGCCCCTGCACTACGAGGAACTGGCCGGACCGGACGCCGTCGGCCCACCGGTCGTCGTCCTGGCGGGAGGGGCGGCGCGGCACCCCGTCTACCTGGGCGATCTGGCCGGGCTGGCCGAGCGGCATCCCCTGGTGGTCCCGCACCTGCGCGGCATCGGCTCGTCACCGGCGCCGGTGGAGCCGGAAGCGGGCTCGTACTGGCGGCAGGCGGACGACCTCGAGGCGCTGCGACGGCACCTCGGGCAGGACCGCCTGATCGTCGCCGGGCACTCGGCCGGCACCCGGCTCGCCGTCGCGTACGCCGTGCGGCACCCGGACCGGGTGGCCGCGCTCGTGCTGGTCACACCGCCGTCCGTCCACCTCGTCGACGCCGCACCGGACGCGGAGCAGATCGCCGGGCGCCTCGGCACGACGGAGCCCGCGTTCGCCGAGGCGTGGGCGGCGCTGGCCGCCGGGCCCGACGTCCTCGACGACGAGGGCTTCAACGACTGGCAGCGCCGGGTCGCGCCGTCCAGCTACGCGCACTGGGGCCCGGCCGAGCGCGAGCACGCGAGCGTCGGCCGGTACGGCCTGCCCGCGAACCGCGCCTACTTCAGCGTCGACCCGCCCGCAGATCTCGCGGACCGCGTGCGTGCCGTGGCCGCGCCCGTCCTCGTGGTCGCCGGCGCCGACGACGCGATGACCGGCCTGGCGCCCGTCGTCGCGCTGGCCGGGCTGTTCCCGGCCGGCCGGGTCGCCGTCGTCGACGACTGCGGGCACTACCCGTGGGTCGAGCAGCCGGCCTCGTTCCGGGCTGCCGTCGACGCCTTCCTGGACGAGGTCGTCGAGGTCCCGCTGCTCGGCGGCGACGTCAGCGAGGGCGTCGTGCGGGTGGGCGCGACCGTCCGCCGCCACCCGGTCGAGGGAGCTGCCGCCGTCCACGCCTACCTACGGCATCTCGAGCGCGCCGGGTTCGAGCACGCGCCCCGCTTCCTCGGCCTCGACGACCGCGGCCGCGAGATCCTCACCTTCCTCGACGGCGAGATGGGCGGCCGGCCGCTCGCGCCGTGGGCGGTCACGGAGGACGCGCTGCGCGAGATCGCCGTCATCCAGCGCCGGCTGCACGACCGCTCCGCAGACGTCTCGCTGCCCGACGGCGTGAGCTGGCCGCCGCCGCTCGAGCTGCCCGGCGTGCCGTCCCTGTTCGGGCCCGGCGACGCCGACATCGTCGGGCACAACGACATCACCTTCGAGAACACGATCTTCGTCGACGGCCGGCCGGTCGGGATCATCGACTTCGACCTCGCCGGACCGACGACCCGGGTGCTCGACGTCGTCACGACGCTGCGGTACTGGGCGCCGCTCACCGCCCCCGCCGACCGCGACCCCGCCCTGCGCGACGCCGACGCGGGCCGGCGGATGCGGATCTTCGCCGACGCCTACGGGCTGGACTCGCGGCAGCGGGGGGAACTGCTCGACGTCGCCGACCGCCGGTTCACCCGTGCCTGGCACGCCATGAAGTACCGCGCCGAGACCGACGGCGGCGGCTGGGCGCGCATGTGGGCCGACGGCGCCGGCGACCTGATCCGGCGCAGCCAGGCCTGGTTCCGGACCGAACGGGCCTCACTGGAGGCGGCACTGACCGGCAGCTGA
- the nucS gene encoding endonuclease NucS translates to MRIVIARCQVDYAGRLTAHLPLATRVIMVKADGSVLVHSDGGSYKPLNWMSPPCTLTVGDPGTPADGEVADGVTAVWTVQNGKTDDRLVISLHEVLHDSSHDLGVDPGLVKDGVEAHLQVLLAEQVETFGAGWRLVRREYPTPIGPVDLLCRDGEGAAVAVEVKRRGEIDGVEQLTRYLDLLNRDPLLAPVRGVFAAQEIKPQARTLAVDRGITCVTVDYDALRGVDDPTTRLF, encoded by the coding sequence GTGAGGATCGTCATCGCCCGTTGCCAGGTCGACTACGCAGGCCGGCTGACCGCCCACCTCCCGCTCGCCACCCGCGTCATCATGGTGAAGGCCGACGGCAGTGTGCTCGTGCACTCCGACGGCGGCTCGTACAAGCCGCTGAACTGGATGAGCCCGCCGTGCACGCTGACGGTGGGCGACCCGGGAACGCCGGCCGACGGCGAGGTGGCCGACGGCGTCACCGCGGTCTGGACGGTCCAGAACGGCAAGACCGACGACCGCCTGGTCATCAGCCTGCACGAGGTCCTGCACGACTCCTCGCACGACCTCGGCGTCGACCCGGGGCTGGTCAAGGACGGCGTCGAGGCGCACCTGCAGGTGCTGCTGGCCGAGCAGGTCGAGACGTTCGGCGCGGGCTGGCGGCTGGTGCGCCGCGAGTACCCGACGCCCATCGGCCCTGTCGACCTGCTGTGCCGCGACGGCGAAGGGGCCGCCGTCGCCGTCGAGGTGAAGCGGCGGGGCGAGATCGACGGCGTCGAGCAGCTCACGCGCTACCTCGACCTGCTCAACCGCGACCCGCTGCTGGCGCCGGTGCGTGGCGTGTTCGCGGCGCAGGAGATCAAGCCGCAGGCCCGCACGCTCGCCGTCGACCGCGGCATCACCTGCGTCACCGTCGACTACGACGCCCTCCGCGGCGTCGACGACCCCACCACGCGCCTGTTCTGA